In Deinococcus sp. Leaf326, a single window of DNA contains:
- a CDS encoding ATP-binding protein, whose amino-acid sequence IGNAVKFTQGQHPARIHVCMKNHEQDFVVCVRDNGVGFNMRQKDRLFGMFQRLHPAEDFSGVGMGLALVRRLVHRHGGRAWAESTPGQGATFYFALPRQPDLLRDGC is encoded by the coding sequence TGATCGGCAATGCCGTGAAGTTCACGCAGGGGCAGCACCCCGCCCGCATCCACGTGTGCATGAAGAACCACGAGCAGGACTTCGTGGTGTGCGTGCGGGACAACGGCGTGGGTTTCAACATGCGCCAGAAGGACCGGCTGTTCGGCATGTTTCAGCGCTTGCACCCCGCCGAGGACTTCAGCGGCGTGGGGATGGGTCTCGCCCTCGTGCGGCGACTCGTCCACCGCCACGGCGGCCGGGCCTGGGCCGAGAGTACGCCGGGTCAGGGCGCGACCTTCTACTTCGCCCTCCCCCGCCAGCCCGATCTGCTCCGCGACGGTTGTTGA
- a CDS encoding PAS domain-containing sensor histidine kinase, whose translation MSSHDDPPPFSAAQALEKIPERISDAYCVLDREFRIQSVNGATERLLGLSRTTIVGRSHWEVFPASVDAPIGAALRRVVEEGTEEHLAHHYVGEGYDLYLEVDAYPTEEGGIALFWRNVTERVQAKLTLQASEAKYRTLFNEMDEAYAVVEVLADAQGQWTDFLFIDANPAFVRHTGMPYPVGRMATELLGRPNPRWAELYGRVVETGEALRVEESELTLGRIFDLNIFRLGNEASRRIAVLFTDVTERRQAQDALRGSEERQTFLLKLSDTLRAQPDVDAVVNRALGLLAEQLNLDRCYIGVYRIEDDWGEFPYQVGNDRVPPVPSGVRLSDFPDALRVAIDQTLAIGDVAHAAELSEQDRQNLGALGMGALVASTLRKGQGRPFWSIVVVSATARHWTASEIALIEEVTERIWTAVERAQAEEALRAVNTSLEEKVEERTRRLADLNAELGTLITRTARTLEAPVGYLSQFLAAGQDGEGVQELTPSTLSTLHDELSRLKGITQDLQQLAQLEVHDLRRDLLPLSELFAEVREALGETRVAWSVRPLPIVRGDRALLRQALEVVLKFTLSETRGARQVEAYSQDVDGEVWVTVQDDGVSLGGEEAATLFDLAVRSEQSVPLLEGSGLAQARRILARHGGWAWAEALRGGRIILAFPRDDTVNEVEALFE comes from the coding sequence ATGTCCTCCCATGACGATCCGCCCCCATTTTCGGCAGCTCAGGCGCTGGAAAAGATTCCCGAGCGGATCAGCGACGCCTACTGCGTGCTTGACCGGGAGTTCCGTATCCAGAGCGTGAATGGGGCGACCGAGCGCCTGCTTGGCCTGTCACGGACAACTATCGTGGGACGTTCACACTGGGAGGTGTTCCCAGCTTCCGTAGACGCCCCCATCGGCGCTGCACTCCGGCGGGTCGTCGAGGAAGGAACCGAGGAGCATCTGGCCCATCATTACGTAGGAGAGGGCTACGACCTGTATCTGGAGGTGGACGCCTATCCTACGGAGGAGGGCGGGATTGCTCTGTTCTGGCGCAACGTCACGGAGCGAGTTCAGGCCAAGCTGACGCTGCAGGCAAGTGAGGCGAAGTACCGCACCCTGTTCAACGAGATGGATGAGGCGTACGCCGTCGTCGAGGTGCTCGCCGACGCTCAGGGGCAATGGACTGATTTCCTCTTCATCGACGCGAATCCTGCGTTCGTGCGGCATACCGGAATGCCCTACCCCGTGGGGCGCATGGCGACCGAACTGTTAGGGAGGCCGAACCCGAGATGGGCCGAGCTCTACGGACGGGTCGTCGAGACAGGGGAGGCGCTGCGGGTGGAGGAGAGCGAACTTACACTTGGCCGTATCTTCGACTTGAATATCTTTCGTCTGGGGAATGAAGCAAGCCGACGGATTGCTGTGCTCTTCACCGACGTCACGGAACGGCGACAGGCTCAGGACGCATTGCGCGGGAGCGAGGAGCGGCAGACCTTTCTGCTGAAGCTCAGCGACACGCTGCGGGCGCAACCTGATGTGGATGCGGTGGTGAACCGGGCGCTGGGCCTGCTGGCCGAGCAGCTGAACTTGGACCGCTGCTATATCGGCGTATACCGAATTGAAGATGACTGGGGCGAGTTTCCCTATCAGGTGGGCAACGACCGCGTGCCGCCCGTGCCGAGTGGCGTGCGCCTGTCGGATTTTCCGGATGCCCTCCGGGTAGCGATTGACCAGACACTGGCGATCGGTGACGTCGCCCACGCCGCCGAACTCTCTGAACAGGACCGGCAGAATCTTGGCGCCCTCGGCATGGGCGCGCTTGTCGCCTCGACCCTGCGCAAGGGTCAGGGGCGGCCGTTCTGGTCGATCGTCGTCGTTTCTGCGACCGCCCGGCACTGGACGGCCAGTGAGATTGCTCTGATCGAAGAGGTCACCGAGCGCATCTGGACCGCTGTTGAGCGCGCCCAAGCAGAAGAGGCTCTCCGGGCCGTCAACACCAGCCTTGAGGAGAAGGTCGAAGAGCGGACCCGCCGCCTCGCCGACCTGAACGCGGAACTGGGGACGCTCATTACCCGCACCGCCCGGACGCTGGAAGCCCCGGTCGGGTATCTGAGCCAGTTCTTGGCAGCGGGGCAGGACGGAGAAGGGGTGCAAGAGCTGACGCCCTCGACGCTTTCGACGCTTCATGACGAGTTGAGCCGGCTCAAGGGGATCACCCAGGATCTCCAACAACTCGCTCAATTGGAAGTCCATGATCTGCGCCGCGACCTGCTACCGCTGAGCGAACTGTTCGCTGAAGTGCGGGAAGCTTTAGGAGAAACACGGGTCGCTTGGTCGGTTCGGCCCTTGCCTATCGTGCGAGGCGACCGGGCTTTGCTCCGGCAGGCGCTCGAGGTGGTGCTGAAGTTCACCTTGAGTGAGACTCGGGGAGCGCGGCAGGTGGAGGCGTACAGCCAAGACGTCGACGGCGAAGTCTGGGTCACGGTTCAGGATGACGGCGTCAGTCTTGGTGGTGAGGAGGCCGCCACCCTGTTTGATCTGGCGGTGCGCAGTGAGCAATCTGTGCCGCTGTTGGAGGGCAGCGGCCTGGCACAGGCCCGACGAATTCTGGCGAGGCATGGAGGCTGGGCCTGGGCCGAGGCATTGAGAGGAGGGCGGATTATCCTCGCTTTCCCCCGAGACGACACGGTCAATGAGGTCGAAGCGCTATTCGAGTAA
- a CDS encoding SRPBCC family protein, with the protein MPHAARAEITLQAPLERVFELLVDFSAYRRWNPFVVDVTGARRAAEGVQMRFRLRWREGRYISSDEQVTRIHAPADGAALVAWRYDSPLARWGLLRSERVQTLTRLPNGHTAYTTEAPPSSPCVGCRQGSKLRRGPCKRTCRPPEGQYCRPRGAQSRGLVPGSGAGLIELDTLCAPAPLGETTSFRARIGPLQRPSAGQKWRRYGAIPSLSQFRPMSPKRGSVLQALFLAKTASCSRSLPGSAPSLCSTAQARAQSSAAG; encoded by the coding sequence ATGCCCCATGCCGCCCGCGCTGAGATCACGCTTCAGGCCCCGCTGGAACGGGTCTTTGAACTGCTCGTGGACTTCAGCGCCTACAGGCGCTGGAATCCCTTCGTGGTGGACGTCACGGGAGCCCGCCGCGCGGCCGAGGGCGTGCAGATGCGCTTCCGGCTGCGCTGGCGTGAGGGACGGTACATCTCTTCCGACGAACAGGTCACGCGCATACACGCTCCTGCCGACGGGGCGGCGCTAGTCGCCTGGCGGTACGACAGTCCGTTGGCCCGCTGGGGCCTCCTGCGCTCAGAGCGGGTACAGACGCTCACGCGCCTCCCAAACGGCCACACGGCCTACACCACCGAGGCGCCGCCTTCGTCCCCGTGCGTTGGGTGCAGGCAGGGTTCGAAGCTCAGGCGCGGGCCATGCAAGAGGACCTGTCGTCCTCCTGAAGGCCAGTACTGTCGCCCTCGGGGAGCGCAGAGCCGTGGCCTTGTCCCTGGTTCCGGTGCCGGTCTGATTGAATTAGATACGTTGTGCGCGCCCGCACCCCTTGGTGAAACCACTTCGTTTAGGGCTCGCATAGGACCTCTCCAGCGGCCCTCAGCTGGTCAAAAGTGGAGACGCTATGGCGCGATACCGTCTCTATCGCAGTTCAGGCCGATGAGCCCTAAACGAGGTTCTGTCCTTCAGGCGCTGTTCCTCGCAAAGACGGCCTCATGCTCGCGCTCACTGCCGGGAAGCGCCCCGAGCCTCTGTTCGACGGCACAGGCTAGAGCCCAGAGCAGCGCTGCAGGATAG
- a CDS encoding NAD(P)/FAD-dependent oxidoreductase: MKRRQLVLGAAVLAGLSVAVKRASVRRRPTLPSHVEDGAPLDVLIIGAGLSGIGAARHLLAKNPGTRFEVLEARGAIGGTWDLFRYPGVRSDSDVYTLGYSFKPWRGQNAIAAGEDIRQYIQEASDEAGITPKIRFHHKVKAAAWSSQEQLWDITAETHDDRGNVQSVTRKARFLFLCSGYYSYDEGHRPDFPNEDTFQGQIVHPQFWPADLDYAGKRVVVIGSGATAVTLIPSLADRAAHVTMLQRSPSHIAVRPLVDETALKLQKLAPPAVAHGLIRWKNVLTSIFYYQIARRKPDLFNQRLLDAARERVGERFDARHFTPNHKPWDQRVCAVPDGDLFQVIHEGRASIVTDTIKTFTPDGICLTGGGELPADIVVTATGLKLNVLGDMQFTVDGTPLDVPATLVYKGMMLSGVPNFAYAFGYTNSSWTLKAELTADYVCRLLTHMNQRGFTSVAPMADPTAEARPLLEFNSGYVARAAATLPKQGTKQPWQVYQNYLLDKYTIQLTPLNDGTLVFMRPPTQARRGG, encoded by the coding sequence GTGAAACGACGTCAACTTGTCCTGGGCGCAGCAGTCCTCGCCGGATTGTCCGTTGCAGTGAAACGGGCTTCCGTCCGTCGCCGCCCGACTTTGCCTTCCCACGTTGAAGATGGAGCGCCGCTGGACGTGCTGATCATCGGCGCGGGCCTCTCTGGCATTGGGGCTGCGCGGCACCTGCTCGCCAAAAATCCTGGAACACGCTTCGAGGTTCTGGAAGCGCGTGGAGCGATCGGCGGCACCTGGGACCTGTTCCGCTACCCTGGCGTCCGCTCCGACTCGGATGTGTATACGCTTGGGTACAGCTTCAAGCCCTGGCGAGGTCAGAACGCCATCGCGGCGGGTGAGGATATTCGGCAGTACATTCAGGAAGCCTCCGATGAGGCGGGGATCACGCCGAAGATTCGGTTCCACCACAAAGTGAAGGCAGCCGCCTGGTCATCTCAGGAACAATTGTGGGACATCACGGCCGAGACGCACGACGACCGAGGGAACGTCCAAAGCGTCACGCGTAAGGCCCGCTTCCTATTTCTGTGTAGCGGTTACTACAGCTATGACGAGGGCCACCGCCCTGATTTCCCAAACGAGGACACCTTCCAAGGGCAAATCGTTCACCCGCAGTTCTGGCCTGCAGATCTCGACTACGCCGGGAAACGCGTCGTGGTAATCGGCAGTGGTGCCACCGCCGTTACCCTCATCCCTTCCCTCGCGGACCGCGCAGCGCACGTCACGATGCTGCAACGCTCTCCGTCACATATCGCCGTCCGGCCCCTGGTCGACGAGACCGCGCTGAAGCTCCAGAAACTCGCGCCCCCAGCGGTTGCGCACGGCCTGATCCGCTGGAAAAACGTACTGACGAGCATCTTCTATTACCAGATCGCACGTCGCAAACCCGACCTGTTCAACCAACGACTGCTGGACGCTGCCCGGGAGCGCGTGGGGGAAAGATTCGACGCACGCCACTTCACGCCGAACCACAAGCCCTGGGATCAACGGGTATGTGCCGTCCCAGACGGTGATCTGTTCCAGGTCATCCATGAGGGCCGGGCGTCCATCGTGACGGATACCATCAAGACGTTTACCCCGGATGGCATCTGCCTGACCGGTGGGGGAGAACTTCCGGCGGATATCGTTGTGACCGCCACGGGCCTCAAGCTCAACGTGCTGGGAGACATGCAGTTCACGGTGGATGGCACGCCGCTCGACGTACCAGCCACACTCGTCTACAAGGGCATGATGTTGTCGGGCGTCCCGAATTTTGCGTACGCCTTCGGGTACACCAACTCCTCGTGGACCCTCAAGGCAGAACTTACGGCGGATTACGTATGCCGGCTGCTGACGCACATGAATCAGCGTGGCTTCACTTCGGTGGCGCCGATGGCGGACCCGACGGCAGAAGCACGACCTCTGCTGGAGTTTAATTCGGGGTACGTGGCGCGCGCCGCGGCAACGTTGCCGAAGCAGGGAACGAAACAGCCCTGGCAGGTGTACCAGAACTATTTGCTGGACAAGTACACCATTCAGCTCACGCCGTTGAATGACGGTACCTTGGTCTTCATGCGCCCGCCGACGCAGGCGAGGCGTGGGGGTTGA